A window of Auraticoccus monumenti contains these coding sequences:
- a CDS encoding ArsR/SmtB family transcription factor: MTSTAIPSSVSPSDLAGCCSPLNGGVLDDEAAVRLAGMFKALADPARVKLVSLISAATDGEACVCDLTAPLGLSQPTVSHHLKLLADAGILTREQRGRWAYYRVVPETLAATRRALEPLLAG, encoded by the coding sequence GTGACCAGCACAGCGATCCCCAGCTCGGTGAGCCCCAGCGATCTCGCCGGCTGCTGCTCGCCGCTGAACGGTGGGGTCCTCGACGACGAGGCGGCCGTCCGGCTGGCCGGCATGTTCAAGGCCCTGGCAGACCCGGCACGGGTGAAGCTGGTGTCGCTCATCTCCGCCGCCACCGACGGCGAGGCCTGCGTCTGCGACCTGACCGCACCCCTCGGGCTGTCCCAGCCCACCGTGTCCCACCACCTCAAGCTCCTCGCCGACGCCGGCATCCTGACCCGGGAGCAGCGGGGCAGGTGGGCCTACTACCGCGTCGTCCCCGAGACCCTGGCCGCCACCCGACGAGCCCTCGAGCCCCTGCTGGCCGGCTGA